A part of Gambusia affinis linkage group LG21, SWU_Gaff_1.0, whole genome shotgun sequence genomic DNA contains:
- the LOC122824404 gene encoding lethal(3)malignant brain tumor-like protein 4 isoform X1, protein MEPAARPGPRGPAAGLRAADLHRIRFLCQERRRGEGTTEEDEEEMKNKVSSTQVSVKRRSWSWQQYLNEQKAEAAPPSLFTQDQSCPSRRTAFKVGMKLEGIDPLHPSMVCVLTVAEVIGCRLRLHIDGYSECYDFWVNADSPDIRPAGWCREHRHKLHPPKGHSETEFDWQDYLQSTGSVAAPPTLFTCRSTVCEFQVGMKLEAVDKKNPGLVCVASVADVINDRFLVHFDNWDDTYDYWCSVCGGSSAGSRGAADLSSLSSRCDSSSPYIHPVGWCEVQGRPLTAPQGHPSPEDFVWDDYLQETGSTAAPSSAFTLRAPHGFQVNHRLEAVDRRNPMLIRVATVTDTEDYRVKVHYDGWSTQLDVWMDSDHTDLHPMGWSQRTGHPLEPPPGSSPLPSPSQGVCPTAGCRGVGHIKGAKYTGHHSAFGCPYSDINLRKEVVLPDRLGGERSVTLVPVSLSHLHSRDVQVKQESTDVPLLPLGKRKRLPDRLTQPTKCLRVKQEEEELPLRTISPESSLQAVLHQSVFLSAMSAQPGRDLSLCWEQHRKLLPGVACLHADAVRRWTVQQVSDFVESLPGCEDQAQQFRDEQIDGRAFLLLTQRDIVRIMSIKLGPALKIYNSILMFKHAEDKSQSQAEDKSQSQAEDKSQSQAENKSQSQAENKSQSQAEDKSQSQAEDKSQSQAEDKSQSGVQDPST, encoded by the exons ATGGAGCCGGCGGCCCGGCCCGGCCCCAGAGGCCCCGCTGCCGGCCTCCGAGCCGCGGATCTGCACCGGATCCGTTTCCTCTGTCAAG agagaagaagaggagagggaaccacagaagaagacgaggaggagatgaagaacAAAGTTAGCAGCACTCAAG TCAGCGTGAAGAGGCGCTCCTGGTCCTGGCAGCAGTACCTGAACGAGCAAAAGGCCGAGGCAGCTCCGCCCTCTCTCTTCACCCAG GACCAGTCCTGTCCCAGCAGGAGGACGGCCTTCAAAGTGGGCATGAAGCTGGAGGGCATCGACCCGCTGCATCCCTCCATGGTCTGTGTGCTGACCGTCGCTGAG GTGATTGGCTGCCGGCTGCGACTCCACATCGATGGATACTCCGAGTGCTATGACTTCTGGGTAAACGCCGACTCACCTGACATCAGACCCGCCGGATGGTGCAGAGAGCACCGCCACAAGCTCCACCCACCCAAAG GTCACAGTGAGACGGAGTTCGATTGGCAGGATTACCTGCAGTCCACAGGGTCCGTCGCAGCTCCGCCCACCCTGTTCACCTGTCGCTCCACC GTGTGTGAGTTCCAGGTGGGGATGAAGCTGGAGGCAGTGGACAAGAAGAACCCGGGACTGGTGTGTGTGGCGTCTGTCGCTGATGTCATCAACGACCGCTTCCTTGTTCACTTCGACAACTGGGACGACACCTATGATTACTG GTGTTCAGTCTGTGGTGGTTCCAGTGCTGGCAGCAGGGGGGCCGCTGACCTGTCCTCTCTGTCCTCCAGGTGTGACAGCAGCAGTCCCTACATCCATCCGGTGGGCTGGTGTGAGGTGCAGGGCCGACCGCTGACCGCGCCGCAGG GTCATCCCAGCCCAGAGGACTTTGTGTGGGACGACTACCTGCAGGAAACTGGTTCCACGGCTGCTCCCAGTTCAGCATTCACACTG AGAGCTCCGCACGGTTTCCAGGTGAACCACAGGCTGGAGGCGGTGGACAGGAGGAACCCCATGCTGATCCGCGTCGCCACGGTGACTGACACCGAGGACTACAGGGTGAAG GTCCACTACGACGGCTGGTCCACCCAGCTGGACGTCTGGATGGACAGCGACCACACAGACCTCCACCCGATGGGGTGGAGCCAGCGCACCGGTCACCCGCTGGAGCCCCCCCCAG GGTCATCCCCCCTGCCGTCCCCGTCTCAGGGAGTGTGTCCCACTGCCGGCTGCAGAGGCGTCGGACACATCAAAGGAGCCAAATATACGGGACACCACAG TGCCTTCGGCTGTCCGTACTCAGACATCAACCTGAGGAAGGAGGTGGTGCTGCCCGACCGGCTGGGTGGGGAGAGGTCCGTCACCTTGGTGCCTGTGTCCCTGTCTCACCTTCACAG CAGAGACGTCCAGGTGAAGCAGGAGTCCACTGATGTCCCTCTGCTCCCTCTAGGGAAGAGGAAAAGATTACCTGACAG ACTGACCCAACCAACCAAATGCCTCCgtgtgaaacaggaagaggaggagcttccCCTCAGAACCATCAGTCCAG AGTCCAGTCTGCAGGCCGTCCTCCATCAGTCCGTCTTCCTGTCGGCCATGTCGGCCCAACCGGGTCGCGACCTCTCTCTCTGCTGGGAGCAGCACAGGAAGTTGTTGCCGGGCGTGGCCTGTCTCCATGCCGACGCTGTTCGCCGCTGGACCGTCCAGCAG GTGTCGGACTTCGTGGAATCTCTTCCTGGATGTGAGGATCAGGCCCAGCAGTTCAGAGACGAG CAAATAGATGGGCGGGCCTTCCTGCTGCTCACCCAACGAGACATCGTCAGGATCATGTCCATCAAGCTCGGCCCCGCCCTCAAGATCTACAACTCCATCCTGATGTTCAAACATGCCGAGGACAAGAGCCAATCGCAGGCCGAGGACAAGAGCCAATCGCAGGCCGAGGACAAGAGCCAATCGCAGGCCGAGAACAAGAGCCAATCGCAGGCCGAGAACAAGAGCCAATCGCAGGCCGAGGACAAGAGCCAATCGCAGGCCGAGGACAAGAGCCAATCGCAGGCCGAGGACAAGAGCCAATCAGGTGTCCAGGATCCCAGCACCTGA
- the LOC122824404 gene encoding lethal(3)malignant brain tumor-like protein 4 isoform X2 produces MEPAARPGPRGPAAGLRAADLHRIRFLCQERRRGEGTTEEDEEEMKNKVSSTQVSVKRRSWSWQQYLNEQKAEAAPPSLFTQDQSCPSRRTAFKVGMKLEGIDPLHPSMVCVLTVAEVIGCRLRLHIDGYSECYDFWVNADSPDIRPAGWCREHRHKLHPPKGHSETEFDWQDYLQSTGSVAAPPTLFTCRSTVCEFQVGMKLEAVDKKNPGLVCVASVADVINDRFLVHFDNWDDTYDYWCSVCGGSSAGSRGAADLSSLSSRCDSSSPYIHPVGWCEVQGRPLTAPQGHPSPEDFVWDDYLQETGSTAAPSSAFTLRAPHGFQVNHRLEAVDRRNPMLIRVATVTDTEDYRVKVHYDGWSTQLDVWMDSDHTDLHPMGWSQRTGHPLEPPPGSSPLPSPSQGVCPTAGCRGVGHIKGAKYTGHHSAFGCPYSDINLRKEVVLPDRLGGERSVTLVPVSLSHLHRDVQVKQESTDVPLLPLGKRKRLPDRLTQPTKCLRVKQEEEELPLRTISPESSLQAVLHQSVFLSAMSAQPGRDLSLCWEQHRKLLPGVACLHADAVRRWTVQQVSDFVESLPGCEDQAQQFRDEQIDGRAFLLLTQRDIVRIMSIKLGPALKIYNSILMFKHAEDKSQSQAEDKSQSQAEDKSQSQAENKSQSQAENKSQSQAEDKSQSQAEDKSQSQAEDKSQSGVQDPST; encoded by the exons ATGGAGCCGGCGGCCCGGCCCGGCCCCAGAGGCCCCGCTGCCGGCCTCCGAGCCGCGGATCTGCACCGGATCCGTTTCCTCTGTCAAG agagaagaagaggagagggaaccacagaagaagacgaggaggagatgaagaacAAAGTTAGCAGCACTCAAG TCAGCGTGAAGAGGCGCTCCTGGTCCTGGCAGCAGTACCTGAACGAGCAAAAGGCCGAGGCAGCTCCGCCCTCTCTCTTCACCCAG GACCAGTCCTGTCCCAGCAGGAGGACGGCCTTCAAAGTGGGCATGAAGCTGGAGGGCATCGACCCGCTGCATCCCTCCATGGTCTGTGTGCTGACCGTCGCTGAG GTGATTGGCTGCCGGCTGCGACTCCACATCGATGGATACTCCGAGTGCTATGACTTCTGGGTAAACGCCGACTCACCTGACATCAGACCCGCCGGATGGTGCAGAGAGCACCGCCACAAGCTCCACCCACCCAAAG GTCACAGTGAGACGGAGTTCGATTGGCAGGATTACCTGCAGTCCACAGGGTCCGTCGCAGCTCCGCCCACCCTGTTCACCTGTCGCTCCACC GTGTGTGAGTTCCAGGTGGGGATGAAGCTGGAGGCAGTGGACAAGAAGAACCCGGGACTGGTGTGTGTGGCGTCTGTCGCTGATGTCATCAACGACCGCTTCCTTGTTCACTTCGACAACTGGGACGACACCTATGATTACTG GTGTTCAGTCTGTGGTGGTTCCAGTGCTGGCAGCAGGGGGGCCGCTGACCTGTCCTCTCTGTCCTCCAGGTGTGACAGCAGCAGTCCCTACATCCATCCGGTGGGCTGGTGTGAGGTGCAGGGCCGACCGCTGACCGCGCCGCAGG GTCATCCCAGCCCAGAGGACTTTGTGTGGGACGACTACCTGCAGGAAACTGGTTCCACGGCTGCTCCCAGTTCAGCATTCACACTG AGAGCTCCGCACGGTTTCCAGGTGAACCACAGGCTGGAGGCGGTGGACAGGAGGAACCCCATGCTGATCCGCGTCGCCACGGTGACTGACACCGAGGACTACAGGGTGAAG GTCCACTACGACGGCTGGTCCACCCAGCTGGACGTCTGGATGGACAGCGACCACACAGACCTCCACCCGATGGGGTGGAGCCAGCGCACCGGTCACCCGCTGGAGCCCCCCCCAG GGTCATCCCCCCTGCCGTCCCCGTCTCAGGGAGTGTGTCCCACTGCCGGCTGCAGAGGCGTCGGACACATCAAAGGAGCCAAATATACGGGACACCACAG TGCCTTCGGCTGTCCGTACTCAGACATCAACCTGAGGAAGGAGGTGGTGCTGCCCGACCGGCTGGGTGGGGAGAGGTCCGTCACCTTGGTGCCTGTGTCCCTGTCTCACCTTCACAG AGACGTCCAGGTGAAGCAGGAGTCCACTGATGTCCCTCTGCTCCCTCTAGGGAAGAGGAAAAGATTACCTGACAG ACTGACCCAACCAACCAAATGCCTCCgtgtgaaacaggaagaggaggagcttccCCTCAGAACCATCAGTCCAG AGTCCAGTCTGCAGGCCGTCCTCCATCAGTCCGTCTTCCTGTCGGCCATGTCGGCCCAACCGGGTCGCGACCTCTCTCTCTGCTGGGAGCAGCACAGGAAGTTGTTGCCGGGCGTGGCCTGTCTCCATGCCGACGCTGTTCGCCGCTGGACCGTCCAGCAG GTGTCGGACTTCGTGGAATCTCTTCCTGGATGTGAGGATCAGGCCCAGCAGTTCAGAGACGAG CAAATAGATGGGCGGGCCTTCCTGCTGCTCACCCAACGAGACATCGTCAGGATCATGTCCATCAAGCTCGGCCCCGCCCTCAAGATCTACAACTCCATCCTGATGTTCAAACATGCCGAGGACAAGAGCCAATCGCAGGCCGAGGACAAGAGCCAATCGCAGGCCGAGGACAAGAGCCAATCGCAGGCCGAGAACAAGAGCCAATCGCAGGCCGAGAACAAGAGCCAATCGCAGGCCGAGGACAAGAGCCAATCGCAGGCCGAGGACAAGAGCCAATCGCAGGCCGAGGACAAGAGCCAATCAGGTGTCCAGGATCCCAGCACCTGA
- the LOC122824404 gene encoding lethal(3)malignant brain tumor-like protein 4 isoform X3, with protein sequence MEPAARPGPRGPAAGLRAADLHRIRFLCQERRRGEGTTEEDEEEMKNKVSSTQVSVKRRSWSWQQYLNEQKAEAAPPSLFTQDQSCPSRRTAFKVGMKLEGIDPLHPSMVCVLTVAEVIGCRLRLHIDGYSECYDFWVNADSPDIRPAGWCREHRHKLHPPKGHSETEFDWQDYLQSTGSVAAPPTLFTCRSTVCEFQVGMKLEAVDKKNPGLVCVASVADVINDRFLVHFDNWDDTYDYWCSVCGGSSAGSRGAADLSSLSSRCDSSSPYIHPVGWCEVQGRPLTAPQGHPSPEDFVWDDYLQETGSTAAPSSAFTLRAPHGFQVNHRLEAVDRRNPMLIRVATVTDTEDYRVKVHYDGWSTQLDVWMDSDHTDLHPMGWSQRTGHPLEPPPGSSPLPSPSQGVCPTAGCRGVGHIKGAKYTGHHSAFGCPYSDINLRKEVVLPDRLGGESRDVQVKQESTDVPLLPLGKRKRLPDRLTQPTKCLRVKQEEEELPLRTISPESSLQAVLHQSVFLSAMSAQPGRDLSLCWEQHRKLLPGVACLHADAVRRWTVQQVSDFVESLPGCEDQAQQFRDEQIDGRAFLLLTQRDIVRIMSIKLGPALKIYNSILMFKHAEDKSQSQAEDKSQSQAEDKSQSQAENKSQSQAENKSQSQAEDKSQSQAEDKSQSQAEDKSQSGVQDPST encoded by the exons ATGGAGCCGGCGGCCCGGCCCGGCCCCAGAGGCCCCGCTGCCGGCCTCCGAGCCGCGGATCTGCACCGGATCCGTTTCCTCTGTCAAG agagaagaagaggagagggaaccacagaagaagacgaggaggagatgaagaacAAAGTTAGCAGCACTCAAG TCAGCGTGAAGAGGCGCTCCTGGTCCTGGCAGCAGTACCTGAACGAGCAAAAGGCCGAGGCAGCTCCGCCCTCTCTCTTCACCCAG GACCAGTCCTGTCCCAGCAGGAGGACGGCCTTCAAAGTGGGCATGAAGCTGGAGGGCATCGACCCGCTGCATCCCTCCATGGTCTGTGTGCTGACCGTCGCTGAG GTGATTGGCTGCCGGCTGCGACTCCACATCGATGGATACTCCGAGTGCTATGACTTCTGGGTAAACGCCGACTCACCTGACATCAGACCCGCCGGATGGTGCAGAGAGCACCGCCACAAGCTCCACCCACCCAAAG GTCACAGTGAGACGGAGTTCGATTGGCAGGATTACCTGCAGTCCACAGGGTCCGTCGCAGCTCCGCCCACCCTGTTCACCTGTCGCTCCACC GTGTGTGAGTTCCAGGTGGGGATGAAGCTGGAGGCAGTGGACAAGAAGAACCCGGGACTGGTGTGTGTGGCGTCTGTCGCTGATGTCATCAACGACCGCTTCCTTGTTCACTTCGACAACTGGGACGACACCTATGATTACTG GTGTTCAGTCTGTGGTGGTTCCAGTGCTGGCAGCAGGGGGGCCGCTGACCTGTCCTCTCTGTCCTCCAGGTGTGACAGCAGCAGTCCCTACATCCATCCGGTGGGCTGGTGTGAGGTGCAGGGCCGACCGCTGACCGCGCCGCAGG GTCATCCCAGCCCAGAGGACTTTGTGTGGGACGACTACCTGCAGGAAACTGGTTCCACGGCTGCTCCCAGTTCAGCATTCACACTG AGAGCTCCGCACGGTTTCCAGGTGAACCACAGGCTGGAGGCGGTGGACAGGAGGAACCCCATGCTGATCCGCGTCGCCACGGTGACTGACACCGAGGACTACAGGGTGAAG GTCCACTACGACGGCTGGTCCACCCAGCTGGACGTCTGGATGGACAGCGACCACACAGACCTCCACCCGATGGGGTGGAGCCAGCGCACCGGTCACCCGCTGGAGCCCCCCCCAG GGTCATCCCCCCTGCCGTCCCCGTCTCAGGGAGTGTGTCCCACTGCCGGCTGCAGAGGCGTCGGACACATCAAAGGAGCCAAATATACGGGACACCACAG TGCCTTCGGCTGTCCGTACTCAGACATCAACCTGAGGAAGGAGGTGGTGCTGCCCGACCGGCTGGGTGGGGAGAG CAGAGACGTCCAGGTGAAGCAGGAGTCCACTGATGTCCCTCTGCTCCCTCTAGGGAAGAGGAAAAGATTACCTGACAG ACTGACCCAACCAACCAAATGCCTCCgtgtgaaacaggaagaggaggagcttccCCTCAGAACCATCAGTCCAG AGTCCAGTCTGCAGGCCGTCCTCCATCAGTCCGTCTTCCTGTCGGCCATGTCGGCCCAACCGGGTCGCGACCTCTCTCTCTGCTGGGAGCAGCACAGGAAGTTGTTGCCGGGCGTGGCCTGTCTCCATGCCGACGCTGTTCGCCGCTGGACCGTCCAGCAG GTGTCGGACTTCGTGGAATCTCTTCCTGGATGTGAGGATCAGGCCCAGCAGTTCAGAGACGAG CAAATAGATGGGCGGGCCTTCCTGCTGCTCACCCAACGAGACATCGTCAGGATCATGTCCATCAAGCTCGGCCCCGCCCTCAAGATCTACAACTCCATCCTGATGTTCAAACATGCCGAGGACAAGAGCCAATCGCAGGCCGAGGACAAGAGCCAATCGCAGGCCGAGGACAAGAGCCAATCGCAGGCCGAGAACAAGAGCCAATCGCAGGCCGAGAACAAGAGCCAATCGCAGGCCGAGGACAAGAGCCAATCGCAGGCCGAGGACAAGAGCCAATCGCAGGCCGAGGACAAGAGCCAATCAGGTGTCCAGGATCCCAGCACCTGA
- the LOC122824404 gene encoding lethal(3)malignant brain tumor-like protein 4 isoform X5 — MEPAARPGPRGPAAGLRAADLHRIRFLCQERRRGEGTTEEDEEEMKNKVSSTQVSVKRRSWSWQQYLNEQKAEAAPPSLFTQDQSCPSRRTAFKVGMKLEGIDPLHPSMVCVLTVAEVIGCRLRLHIDGYSECYDFWVNADSPDIRPAGWCREHRHKLHPPKGHSETEFDWQDYLQSTGSVAAPPTLFTCRSTVCEFQVGMKLEAVDKKNPGLVCVASVADVINDRFLVHFDNWDDTYDYWCDSSSPYIHPVGWCEVQGRPLTAPQGHPSPEDFVWDDYLQETGSTAAPSSAFTLRAPHGFQVNHRLEAVDRRNPMLIRVATVTDTEDYRVKVHYDGWSTQLDVWMDSDHTDLHPMGWSQRTGHPLEPPPGSSPLPSPSQGVCPTAGCRGVGHIKGAKYTGHHSAFGCPYSDINLRKEVVLPDRLGGERSVTLVPVSLSHLHRDVQVKQESTDVPLLPLGKRKRLPDRLTQPTKCLRVKQEEEELPLRTISPESSLQAVLHQSVFLSAMSAQPGRDLSLCWEQHRKLLPGVACLHADAVRRWTVQQVSDFVESLPGCEDQAQQFRDEQIDGRAFLLLTQRDIVRIMSIKLGPALKIYNSILMFKHAEDKSQSQAEDKSQSQAEDKSQSQAENKSQSQAENKSQSQAEDKSQSQAEDKSQSQAEDKSQSGVQDPST, encoded by the exons ATGGAGCCGGCGGCCCGGCCCGGCCCCAGAGGCCCCGCTGCCGGCCTCCGAGCCGCGGATCTGCACCGGATCCGTTTCCTCTGTCAAG agagaagaagaggagagggaaccacagaagaagacgaggaggagatgaagaacAAAGTTAGCAGCACTCAAG TCAGCGTGAAGAGGCGCTCCTGGTCCTGGCAGCAGTACCTGAACGAGCAAAAGGCCGAGGCAGCTCCGCCCTCTCTCTTCACCCAG GACCAGTCCTGTCCCAGCAGGAGGACGGCCTTCAAAGTGGGCATGAAGCTGGAGGGCATCGACCCGCTGCATCCCTCCATGGTCTGTGTGCTGACCGTCGCTGAG GTGATTGGCTGCCGGCTGCGACTCCACATCGATGGATACTCCGAGTGCTATGACTTCTGGGTAAACGCCGACTCACCTGACATCAGACCCGCCGGATGGTGCAGAGAGCACCGCCACAAGCTCCACCCACCCAAAG GTCACAGTGAGACGGAGTTCGATTGGCAGGATTACCTGCAGTCCACAGGGTCCGTCGCAGCTCCGCCCACCCTGTTCACCTGTCGCTCCACC GTGTGTGAGTTCCAGGTGGGGATGAAGCTGGAGGCAGTGGACAAGAAGAACCCGGGACTGGTGTGTGTGGCGTCTGTCGCTGATGTCATCAACGACCGCTTCCTTGTTCACTTCGACAACTGGGACGACACCTATGATTACTG GTGTGACAGCAGCAGTCCCTACATCCATCCGGTGGGCTGGTGTGAGGTGCAGGGCCGACCGCTGACCGCGCCGCAGG GTCATCCCAGCCCAGAGGACTTTGTGTGGGACGACTACCTGCAGGAAACTGGTTCCACGGCTGCTCCCAGTTCAGCATTCACACTG AGAGCTCCGCACGGTTTCCAGGTGAACCACAGGCTGGAGGCGGTGGACAGGAGGAACCCCATGCTGATCCGCGTCGCCACGGTGACTGACACCGAGGACTACAGGGTGAAG GTCCACTACGACGGCTGGTCCACCCAGCTGGACGTCTGGATGGACAGCGACCACACAGACCTCCACCCGATGGGGTGGAGCCAGCGCACCGGTCACCCGCTGGAGCCCCCCCCAG GGTCATCCCCCCTGCCGTCCCCGTCTCAGGGAGTGTGTCCCACTGCCGGCTGCAGAGGCGTCGGACACATCAAAGGAGCCAAATATACGGGACACCACAG TGCCTTCGGCTGTCCGTACTCAGACATCAACCTGAGGAAGGAGGTGGTGCTGCCCGACCGGCTGGGTGGGGAGAGGTCCGTCACCTTGGTGCCTGTGTCCCTGTCTCACCTTCACAG AGACGTCCAGGTGAAGCAGGAGTCCACTGATGTCCCTCTGCTCCCTCTAGGGAAGAGGAAAAGATTACCTGACAG ACTGACCCAACCAACCAAATGCCTCCgtgtgaaacaggaagaggaggagcttccCCTCAGAACCATCAGTCCAG AGTCCAGTCTGCAGGCCGTCCTCCATCAGTCCGTCTTCCTGTCGGCCATGTCGGCCCAACCGGGTCGCGACCTCTCTCTCTGCTGGGAGCAGCACAGGAAGTTGTTGCCGGGCGTGGCCTGTCTCCATGCCGACGCTGTTCGCCGCTGGACCGTCCAGCAG GTGTCGGACTTCGTGGAATCTCTTCCTGGATGTGAGGATCAGGCCCAGCAGTTCAGAGACGAG CAAATAGATGGGCGGGCCTTCCTGCTGCTCACCCAACGAGACATCGTCAGGATCATGTCCATCAAGCTCGGCCCCGCCCTCAAGATCTACAACTCCATCCTGATGTTCAAACATGCCGAGGACAAGAGCCAATCGCAGGCCGAGGACAAGAGCCAATCGCAGGCCGAGGACAAGAGCCAATCGCAGGCCGAGAACAAGAGCCAATCGCAGGCCGAGAACAAGAGCCAATCGCAGGCCGAGGACAAGAGCCAATCGCAGGCCGAGGACAAGAGCCAATCGCAGGCCGAGGACAAGAGCCAATCAGGTGTCCAGGATCCCAGCACCTGA
- the LOC122824404 gene encoding lethal(3)malignant brain tumor-like protein 4 isoform X4: MEPAARPGPRGPAAGLRAADLHRIRFLCQERRRGEGTTEEDEEEMKNKVSSTQVSVKRRSWSWQQYLNEQKAEAAPPSLFTQDQSCPSRRTAFKVGMKLEGIDPLHPSMVCVLTVAEVIGCRLRLHIDGYSECYDFWVNADSPDIRPAGWCREHRHKLHPPKGHSETEFDWQDYLQSTGSVAAPPTLFTCRSTVCEFQVGMKLEAVDKKNPGLVCVASVADVINDRFLVHFDNWDDTYDYWCSVCGGSSAGSRGAADLSSLSSRCDSSSPYIHPVGWCEVQGRPLTAPQGHPSPEDFVWDDYLQETGSTAAPSSAFTLRAPHGFQVNHRLEAVDRRNPMLIRVATVTDTEDYRVKVHYDGWSTQLDVWMDSDHTDLHPMGWSQRTGHPLEPPPGSSPLPSPSQGVCPTAGCRGVGHIKGAKYTGHHSAFGCPYSDINLRKEVVLPDRLGGERDVQVKQESTDVPLLPLGKRKRLPDRLTQPTKCLRVKQEEEELPLRTISPESSLQAVLHQSVFLSAMSAQPGRDLSLCWEQHRKLLPGVACLHADAVRRWTVQQVSDFVESLPGCEDQAQQFRDEQIDGRAFLLLTQRDIVRIMSIKLGPALKIYNSILMFKHAEDKSQSQAEDKSQSQAEDKSQSQAENKSQSQAENKSQSQAEDKSQSQAEDKSQSQAEDKSQSGVQDPST; this comes from the exons ATGGAGCCGGCGGCCCGGCCCGGCCCCAGAGGCCCCGCTGCCGGCCTCCGAGCCGCGGATCTGCACCGGATCCGTTTCCTCTGTCAAG agagaagaagaggagagggaaccacagaagaagacgaggaggagatgaagaacAAAGTTAGCAGCACTCAAG TCAGCGTGAAGAGGCGCTCCTGGTCCTGGCAGCAGTACCTGAACGAGCAAAAGGCCGAGGCAGCTCCGCCCTCTCTCTTCACCCAG GACCAGTCCTGTCCCAGCAGGAGGACGGCCTTCAAAGTGGGCATGAAGCTGGAGGGCATCGACCCGCTGCATCCCTCCATGGTCTGTGTGCTGACCGTCGCTGAG GTGATTGGCTGCCGGCTGCGACTCCACATCGATGGATACTCCGAGTGCTATGACTTCTGGGTAAACGCCGACTCACCTGACATCAGACCCGCCGGATGGTGCAGAGAGCACCGCCACAAGCTCCACCCACCCAAAG GTCACAGTGAGACGGAGTTCGATTGGCAGGATTACCTGCAGTCCACAGGGTCCGTCGCAGCTCCGCCCACCCTGTTCACCTGTCGCTCCACC GTGTGTGAGTTCCAGGTGGGGATGAAGCTGGAGGCAGTGGACAAGAAGAACCCGGGACTGGTGTGTGTGGCGTCTGTCGCTGATGTCATCAACGACCGCTTCCTTGTTCACTTCGACAACTGGGACGACACCTATGATTACTG GTGTTCAGTCTGTGGTGGTTCCAGTGCTGGCAGCAGGGGGGCCGCTGACCTGTCCTCTCTGTCCTCCAGGTGTGACAGCAGCAGTCCCTACATCCATCCGGTGGGCTGGTGTGAGGTGCAGGGCCGACCGCTGACCGCGCCGCAGG GTCATCCCAGCCCAGAGGACTTTGTGTGGGACGACTACCTGCAGGAAACTGGTTCCACGGCTGCTCCCAGTTCAGCATTCACACTG AGAGCTCCGCACGGTTTCCAGGTGAACCACAGGCTGGAGGCGGTGGACAGGAGGAACCCCATGCTGATCCGCGTCGCCACGGTGACTGACACCGAGGACTACAGGGTGAAG GTCCACTACGACGGCTGGTCCACCCAGCTGGACGTCTGGATGGACAGCGACCACACAGACCTCCACCCGATGGGGTGGAGCCAGCGCACCGGTCACCCGCTGGAGCCCCCCCCAG GGTCATCCCCCCTGCCGTCCCCGTCTCAGGGAGTGTGTCCCACTGCCGGCTGCAGAGGCGTCGGACACATCAAAGGAGCCAAATATACGGGACACCACAG TGCCTTCGGCTGTCCGTACTCAGACATCAACCTGAGGAAGGAGGTGGTGCTGCCCGACCGGCTGGGTGGGGAGAG AGACGTCCAGGTGAAGCAGGAGTCCACTGATGTCCCTCTGCTCCCTCTAGGGAAGAGGAAAAGATTACCTGACAG ACTGACCCAACCAACCAAATGCCTCCgtgtgaaacaggaagaggaggagcttccCCTCAGAACCATCAGTCCAG AGTCCAGTCTGCAGGCCGTCCTCCATCAGTCCGTCTTCCTGTCGGCCATGTCGGCCCAACCGGGTCGCGACCTCTCTCTCTGCTGGGAGCAGCACAGGAAGTTGTTGCCGGGCGTGGCCTGTCTCCATGCCGACGCTGTTCGCCGCTGGACCGTCCAGCAG GTGTCGGACTTCGTGGAATCTCTTCCTGGATGTGAGGATCAGGCCCAGCAGTTCAGAGACGAG CAAATAGATGGGCGGGCCTTCCTGCTGCTCACCCAACGAGACATCGTCAGGATCATGTCCATCAAGCTCGGCCCCGCCCTCAAGATCTACAACTCCATCCTGATGTTCAAACATGCCGAGGACAAGAGCCAATCGCAGGCCGAGGACAAGAGCCAATCGCAGGCCGAGGACAAGAGCCAATCGCAGGCCGAGAACAAGAGCCAATCGCAGGCCGAGAACAAGAGCCAATCGCAGGCCGAGGACAAGAGCCAATCGCAGGCCGAGGACAAGAGCCAATCGCAGGCCGAGGACAAGAGCCAATCAGGTGTCCAGGATCCCAGCACCTGA